A window of bacterium contains these coding sequences:
- a CDS encoding NUDIX domain-containing protein — protein sequence MRKKKQKTKFELSAGGIVFCPQTKKILVIEDKKGRVGLPKGWVEKGEKLVETAKRETSEETGIKNLQTVKKIGEINFFYRRNKNLIFKKVVYFLFETSKQKPKPQKEEIENAYWVKKEEFTKILSYDNLKPLAQKALRIINSFYGKKS from the coding sequence ATGAGGAAGAAAAAACAGAAAACTAAATTTGAACTCTCTGCCGGTGGTATTGTTTTCTGCCCGCAAACAAAAAAGATATTAGTTATTGAAGACAAAAAAGGACGAGTTGGTCTACCTAAAGGCTGGGTAGAAAAAGGCGAAAAATTAGTTGAAACCGCCAAAAGAGAAACAAGCGAAGAAACCGGGATCAAGAATCTCCAAACCGTAAAAAAGATAGGAGAAATCAACTTTTTTTACCGAAGAAATAAAAACCTAATTTTTAAAAAGGTAGTTTATTTTCTCTTTGAAACCTCTAAACAGAAGCCAAAACCGCAAAAAGAAGAAATTGAAAATGCTTATTGGGTCAAAAAAGAAGAATTCACAAAAATCCTCTCTTATGATAATCTAAAACCACTAGCCCAAAAAGCGCTCCGAATAATCAACTCTTTTTATGGAAAAAAATCTTAA
- the nusB gene encoding transcription antitermination factor NusB yields MPSRHLARIRAMQALFAYRFQPQEEPLSLLKKDLKNQPAENMDLELAKKLLKTYTKHKEKIDKIIQIAAPEWPLKKINTVDLAILRLAVSELLYLEETPPKVAIDEAVEIAKQFGNESSHRFVNGVLGTIYRESPRYEEEKTEN; encoded by the coding sequence ATGCCGAGCAGACACCTAGCCAGGATTAGGGCAATGCAAGCTCTCTTTGCCTACCGATTCCAACCCCAAGAAGAGCCTTTATCATTACTCAAAAAAGACCTCAAAAATCAACCAGCAGAGAATATGGATTTGGAGTTGGCTAAAAAACTGCTTAAAACTTACACTAAACATAAAGAAAAAATAGACAAAATTATCCAAATAGCTGCTCCGGAATGGCCTTTAAAGAAGATAAATACAGTAGATCTGGCCATTTTACGTTTAGCTGTCAGCGAACTTTTGTACCTTGAAGAAACACCACCCAAAGTAGCTATTGATGAAGCTGTTGAAATAGCCAAACAATTTGGCAATGAAAGCTCGCACCGCTTTGTCAACGGAGTCCTAGGCACTATTTACAGAGAAAGCCCCCGTTATGAGGAAGAAAAAACAGAAAACTAA
- the rpmF gene encoding 50S ribosomal protein L32: MAEPKKRKSHTASRLRRGKQNFVLPQLVECTHCHELIPPHQVCPNCGYFKNKKVLELETKVKTKIKDAEQTPSQD, translated from the coding sequence ATGGCAGAACCCAAAAAAAGAAAATCGCACACCGCTTCTCGTTTGCGAAGAGGAAAACAAAACTTTGTCTTGCCTCAATTAGTAGAGTGCACGCATTGTCATGAACTAATCCCTCCCCACCAAGTATGCCCAAACTGTGGCTATTTTAAAAACAAAAAAGTATTAGAATTAGAAACAAAGGTTAAAACAAAGATTAAAGATGCCGAGCAGACACCTAGCCAGGATTAG
- a CDS encoding DUF177 domain-containing protein, whose translation MEELPKIWLDLSSFVDAKNGNQAEFNIKKKFLFQDHRFTLRKPLKGKITIQKTQNNTLIACFSIGTQITFHCDRCLKPIEKKLKLKFKRVIRSHAKEDEIKLLPNKKIEVFEPIWQELILKIPSRILCHPNCQGICPICGTNWNEKSCPHKKKTKLKKQPSPFEKLKKQLKNKSN comes from the coding sequence ATGGAAGAATTACCTAAAATTTGGCTCGATCTTTCCTCTTTTGTTGACGCTAAAAATGGAAACCAAGCCGAATTCAACATTAAAAAGAAATTCCTTTTCCAAGATCACCGCTTTACTCTTAGAAAACCCCTTAAGGGCAAAATTACTATCCAAAAAACTCAAAACAATACTTTAATTGCTTGTTTTTCTATAGGCACCCAAATCACATTCCACTGCGACCGCTGTCTCAAACCCATTGAAAAAAAGCTGAAGTTAAAGTTCAAAAGAGTGATCAGATCTCACGCCAAAGAAGATGAGATTAAATTGCTCCCGAACAAAAAAATAGAAGTCTTTGAACCTATTTGGCAGGAATTAATTTTAAAAATACCTTCGAGAATTCTCTGCCATCCCAACTGCCAAGGCATCTGCCCCATTTGCGGAACAAACTGGAATGAAAAAAGCTGCCCGCACAAAAAGAAAACAAAACTAAAAAAACAACCATCTCCTTTTGAAAAATTAAAAAAACAGTTAAAAAACAAAAGCAACTAA
- a CDS encoding leucine--tRNA ligase, giving the protein MKEYCSQEIEPKWQEFWLKNKTFKALVPDKSKKPKFYVLDMFPYPSGAGLHVGHPRGYTATDIVSRMKKMQGFNVLHPMGWDAFGLPAENYALKHKIHPEKITAKNIQRFKKQLISFGFAYDWDREINTTDPGYYRWTQWIFLQLFKHGLAYQAETPINFCPSCGTGLANEEVVNGRCERCQTKVIRKKLRQWLLKITAYAERLLKDLDDLDWPEYIKEMQKNWIGKSEGATIKFKVKNSSLEIEVFTTRPDTLFGATYVVLAPEHPLSLKLATPEYKEKVKKYIHESEQKTELERTELSKEKTGVFTGSYAINPVNNKPIPIWIADYVLAHYATGAIMCVPAHDQRDFDFAKKYDLPIIQVIAKNNKPSSLKKAYEKKGILINSGKFSQMPSEKAKKEIVKWLASKNLAQKTITYKLRDWIFSRQRYWGEPIPVIHCPKCGTVPLKEKDLPLKLPYVKHYEPSGTGESPLVKIKDWVNTTCPKCGAKAKRETNTMPQWAGSSWYYLCYIDPKNNKQLVAKNKEKYFMPVDLYVGGAEHAVLHLLYARFWHKFLYDIGAVSTKEPFQKLINVGIILAPDGRKMSKSLGNVINPDSLIKKYGADAFRLYEAFIGPFRQSSSWDPKGIVGTKRFLDKVWRLIKNKERKKENKQIEQKLHQLIKVVSQELESFEFNTAIAKMMEFVHLAEKEGLTKKEKETFLKLLAPFAPHIAEELWLLLGNQPSIFESDWPKYSQKIAQEKEITIIIQANGKTKGSLKAPFSCNQKTALEIIQKSKFSPLLKESKKQIFVRTPKKPIAIFNIIQGSN; this is encoded by the coding sequence ATGAAAGAATATTGCTCTCAAGAAATCGAACCCAAGTGGCAAGAGTTTTGGCTTAAAAACAAAACTTTCAAAGCTCTTGTTCCTGACAAAAGCAAAAAACCTAAATTCTATGTTTTAGATATGTTCCCTTATCCCTCTGGGGCTGGCTTGCATGTAGGACATCCACGTGGTTATACAGCCACAGATATTGTCTCCAGAATGAAAAAAATGCAAGGATTCAATGTCCTCCACCCAATGGGGTGGGATGCCTTTGGCCTGCCAGCAGAAAACTACGCCCTAAAACACAAAATTCACCCTGAAAAAATCACTGCCAAAAATATTCAGAGATTCAAAAAACAGCTGATTAGTTTTGGTTTTGCTTACGACTGGGACCGCGAAATAAATACAACTGACCCTGGCTACTATCGCTGGACCCAGTGGATATTTTTACAGCTTTTCAAACACGGCTTAGCCTACCAAGCAGAAACACCTATTAATTTTTGCCCTTCCTGCGGCACTGGCTTAGCCAATGAAGAGGTGGTTAATGGCCGTTGTGAAAGATGCCAAACTAAAGTAATCCGTAAAAAACTGCGCCAATGGCTGCTAAAAATCACTGCTTATGCTGAACGGCTCCTAAAAGATTTAGACGATTTGGATTGGCCAGAATATATCAAAGAGATGCAGAAAAATTGGATTGGCAAAAGCGAAGGAGCAACTATTAAATTCAAAGTTAAAAATTCCTCTTTAGAAATAGAGGTTTTTACTACTAGACCAGACACATTATTTGGCGCTACTTATGTTGTTTTGGCTCCTGAACACCCCCTTTCACTCAAATTAGCCACCCCTGAATACAAAGAAAAAGTAAAAAAATACATACACGAATCCGAACAAAAAACAGAACTGGAAAGAACAGAGCTCTCAAAAGAGAAAACAGGGGTTTTTACCGGCAGTTATGCTATTAACCCTGTGAATAACAAACCTATCCCGATTTGGATAGCGGATTATGTACTAGCTCACTATGCTACTGGAGCTATAATGTGCGTCCCGGCCCACGACCAAAGAGATTTTGACTTTGCTAAAAAATATGATTTACCCATAATCCAAGTGATAGCTAAAAATAATAAACCAAGTAGCCTTAAAAAGGCATACGAAAAAAAAGGCATACTTATAAATTCAGGCAAATTTTCCCAAATGCCTTCAGAAAAAGCAAAAAAAGAAATTGTCAAATGGCTAGCCAGCAAAAATTTAGCCCAAAAAACTATTACTTATAAATTAAGGGACTGGATTTTTTCCCGCCAAAGATATTGGGGAGAACCCATCCCTGTTATTCACTGCCCAAAATGCGGCACAGTGCCTTTAAAAGAAAAAGACTTGCCCTTAAAACTGCCTTATGTCAAACATTACGAACCCTCAGGCACAGGAGAATCGCCTTTAGTTAAAATTAAAGATTGGGTAAATACCACCTGTCCTAAATGCGGCGCTAAAGCCAAAAGAGAAACAAACACAATGCCCCAATGGGCAGGAAGCTCTTGGTATTATTTGTGCTACATTGATCCCAAAAACAATAAACAGCTTGTAGCTAAAAATAAAGAAAAATACTTTATGCCTGTAGATCTTTATGTCGGCGGAGCTGAACACGCAGTTTTACATCTTCTTTATGCACGTTTTTGGCATAAGTTTCTTTATGATATTGGCGCAGTCTCTACCAAAGAACCGTTTCAAAAACTTATTAATGTTGGCATTATTCTCGCCCCTGATGGCAGAAAGATGTCCAAATCACTGGGCAATGTAATCAATCCTGATAGCCTTATCAAAAAATACGGGGCTGACGCTTTCCGCCTCTATGAGGCTTTTATTGGTCCTTTTAGGCAATCAAGCAGCTGGGACCCAAAAGGGATTGTCGGCACCAAAAGATTTTTGGATAAAGTCTGGCGCTTAATAAAAAATAAGGAGCGAAAAAAAGAAAACAAACAAATAGAACAAAAGCTCCACCAACTAATTAAAGTAGTTTCTCAAGAATTGGAGAGCTTTGAGTTTAATACTGCTATCGCCAAAATGATGGAGTTTGTACATTTAGCTGAAAAAGAAGGACTTACAAAAAAAGAAAAAGAAACTTTTCTCAAACTGCTCGCTCCTTTTGCTCCCCATATAGCAGAAGAGCTTTGGCTGTTATTAGGAAACCAACCTTCAATTTTTGAATCAGACTGGCCTAAATACAGCCAAAAAATAGCCCAAGAAAAAGAGATCACCATTATAATCCAAGCTAATGGCAAAACCAAAGGATCCTTAAAAGCTCCTTTTTCTTGTAACCAAAAAACAGCTTTAGAAATAATTCAAAAAAGCAAGTTCTCTCCCCTGCTAAAAGAGAGCAAAAAGCAGATTTTTGTCCGCACCCCCAAAAAACCAATTGCTATCTTTAATATAATACAGGGTAGCAACTAA